The following are encoded together in the Candidatus Flexicrinis proximus genome:
- a CDS encoding AI-2E family transporter: MTGFQVFRYTLIVLGTVALAALFVATLDVWIVLWLAILIASALRPSIMRLKDWGISQNVAIPIVYGGVLTISLVLLLLVVPPVVNQLVRYLQNDNLLVIRILSTQRWVEGVLGSITGSPVTLGFDLDQISLVVDRFVRALEITAPTLIGDIGGFLGNLVLIFVMGIYWINSRERVASFLVDLVPMGRQAQTRAILDEIEVGLGAYVRGIVLVSVIVGFLSFVAMAILNATGIVNIPNAGSLSFFYGLATAIPIIGGLIGVAAATGLALLSSPAAAAAVLIITFVLQQVENYYVSPRIMSSSTRFDEILVIVFIAAGFTLNGLMGGMIAIPLAATAAILLNHLIILPHKASVTPTRIDGGIVLPNSDMANR; the protein is encoded by the coding sequence ATGACCGGATTTCAGGTATTCCGCTATACACTGATCGTCTTGGGCACAGTGGCTCTGGCCGCGTTGTTCGTCGCGACGCTGGACGTCTGGATCGTTTTGTGGCTGGCTATCCTGATCGCTTCGGCGCTTCGGCCATCGATCATGCGGCTGAAGGACTGGGGGATTTCTCAAAACGTCGCCATCCCCATCGTTTACGGCGGCGTTCTGACGATCAGCCTGGTCCTGCTGCTGCTGGTCGTTCCACCGGTTGTCAACCAGCTCGTGCGCTACCTGCAGAACGATAACCTGCTCGTGATCCGGATATTGAGCACCCAACGCTGGGTCGAAGGCGTGCTCGGAAGCATCACAGGATCGCCGGTCACGCTGGGCTTCGACCTCGACCAGATCAGCCTGGTGGTGGACAGGTTCGTGCGCGCGCTCGAAATCACCGCGCCGACGCTGATTGGCGACATCGGCGGATTTCTCGGCAACCTGGTGCTGATCTTCGTGATGGGGATCTACTGGATCAACTCGCGCGAACGCGTCGCCTCTTTCCTGGTTGACCTGGTGCCGATGGGGCGGCAGGCGCAGACGCGCGCCATTCTGGACGAGATCGAAGTCGGGTTAGGCGCGTATGTGCGCGGCATCGTGCTGGTCTCGGTCATCGTCGGCTTTCTGTCGTTCGTCGCAATGGCAATCCTGAACGCGACCGGTATCGTAAACATCCCGAATGCCGGGTCGCTGAGTTTCTTCTACGGCCTCGCGACGGCTATTCCCATCATTGGCGGATTGATCGGCGTGGCGGCAGCAACCGGCCTCGCGCTGCTGTCGTCGCCTGCCGCTGCGGCTGCCGTACTGATCATCACATTCGTGTTGCAGCAGGTCGAGAATTACTACGTTTCGCCGCGCATCATGTCCAGCAGCACCCGGTTCGATGAGATACTGGTGATCGTATTCATCGCGGCGGGGTTCACGCTTAACGGGCTGATGGGCGGCATGATTGCCATTCCATTGGCTGCAACAGCGGCGATACTCCTTAACCATCTCATCATTCTGCCGCACAAGGCGAGTGTGACGCCCACCCGGATCGACGGCGGAATCGTCTTACCCAACAGCGATATGGCCAACCGATGA
- the hutH gene encoding histidine ammonia-lyase yields the protein MSIITLDGTSLTIEQVVAVAYGKPNTPRVKLSAEAVGKVNRAAAAVDQLLAEGRIAYGITTGFGAFKDTRIAPDEVEQLQYNIIVSHAVGVGPAFDAAMTRAIMLIRANTLARGHSGIRLYTLKLMLDCLNAGIHPVIPETGSLGASGDLAPLAHMALTLIGEGEAEYGGTVMPSIEALRLAGLAPVRLAAKEGLALTNGTSVMTAIGTLETHRAEILSHTADIAGCLSLEALNGTLRAFDARIHALRPFPRQIDCATYLRKVLDGSGFTRGAESLNVQDAYTLRCIPQVHGAVRDAIAYSRWAFEIELNAVTDNPLIFIDEDTGDVDVLSGGNFHGEPLAIAMDYLAIALSELGNIAERRVMRLIDSATNGSLLPPFLTEHGGLNSGFMIWQYTAAALATENKVLAHPASVDTIPTSANVEDHVSMGVTAGLKLRRIAENVTRILAIELTTAAQGIDFRKKALGDGVPLGKGTAPVYALVRQTVPFVERDMYINHYVERVRRLVAAGEVTRTAENSLNGL from the coding sequence ATGTCCATCATCACCTTAGACGGCACTTCCCTAACGATTGAGCAGGTCGTGGCGGTTGCCTATGGAAAGCCGAATACGCCGCGGGTTAAGTTGAGCGCGGAGGCGGTCGGCAAAGTGAACCGGGCGGCGGCGGCGGTCGATCAATTATTGGCCGAAGGGCGGATCGCCTATGGCATCACGACCGGCTTCGGCGCGTTCAAAGATACGCGCATCGCGCCGGACGAGGTCGAACAGCTGCAGTACAACATCATCGTCAGCCATGCGGTCGGGGTCGGGCCGGCCTTCGACGCGGCGATGACCCGCGCCATCATGCTGATCCGCGCCAACACGCTGGCACGCGGGCATTCCGGCATCCGACTGTACACGCTGAAGTTGATGCTCGACTGCCTGAATGCAGGCATTCATCCGGTGATCCCCGAAACCGGCTCACTGGGGGCCAGCGGCGACCTCGCCCCCCTCGCCCACATGGCGCTGACGCTGATCGGCGAGGGTGAGGCGGAATACGGCGGCACGGTCATGCCCAGCATAGAGGCGCTGCGGCTGGCCGGGCTGGCGCCGGTCAGGCTGGCGGCCAAGGAGGGGCTGGCGCTGACCAACGGCACGTCGGTGATGACGGCGATCGGGACGCTGGAAACGCACCGCGCGGAAATCCTGTCGCATACGGCGGACATTGCCGGCTGCCTGAGCCTGGAAGCGCTGAACGGCACGCTGCGCGCCTTCGACGCCCGCATCCACGCGCTGCGGCCGTTCCCACGGCAGATCGACTGCGCGACGTATCTGCGCAAGGTGCTCGACGGCAGCGGTTTCACACGCGGCGCGGAGTCGCTCAATGTTCAGGACGCCTACACACTGCGCTGCATCCCACAGGTGCACGGCGCGGTGCGCGACGCGATCGCCTACAGCCGGTGGGCGTTCGAGATCGAGCTCAACGCCGTGACGGACAATCCGCTGATCTTCATTGACGAGGACACCGGTGACGTGGATGTGCTGTCGGGCGGGAATTTTCACGGCGAGCCGCTGGCGATCGCGATGGATTATCTGGCGATTGCGCTGAGCGAACTGGGGAACATTGCGGAGCGGCGCGTGATGCGGCTGATCGACTCGGCGACCAATGGCAGCCTGCTGCCGCCGTTTTTGACCGAGCACGGCGGCCTCAACTCTGGGTTTATGATCTGGCAGTATACGGCGGCGGCGCTGGCAACCGAGAATAAGGTGCTGGCGCATCCGGCCAGCGTGGACACGATCCCGACCTCGGCCAACGTCGAGGATCACGTGAGTATGGGCGTGACGGCAGGGCTGAAGCTGCGGCGGATCGCGGAGAATGTGACGCGCATCCTCGCGATCGAACTAACGACGGCGGCGCAGGGGATCGACTTCCGCAAGAAGGCACTGGGCGACGGGGTGCCGCTGGGCAAGGGCACGGCGCCGGTGTATGCGCTGGTCCGCCAGACGGTGCCGTTCGTCGAGCGCGATATGTACATCAATCACTATGTCGAGCGCGTCCGGCGGCTGGTGGCTGCCGGGGAAGTCACTCGCACCGCCGAAAATAGTCTTAATGGCCTGTAG
- the hutU gene encoding urocanate hydratase, whose translation MPFAARKRPGKTVTTQYRHPQDRQRKDHRMSRTIIAPHGTQLTCKNWLIEAAYRMIQNNLDAQVAFDPNNLIVYGGRGKAARDWRCFDAILDALKDLDPDETLLVQSGKPVAVFRTHSDAPRVLIANTNIVPKWATQENFDQWERDGLMMYGQMTAGSWIYIGTQGILQGTYETLGALARQHGWGSLRGKFVLTAGLGEMGGAQPLAVTLNEGVALIVEVDRWRAERRLSLRQVDKISDNLEEAMTWVEAAKTEGVPLSVALIGNAAEVLPQLLALGVLPDVVTDQTSAHDLMYGYIPAGLSPAEAGILRESDPAGYLARVNDSVAAHVRAMLEFKRRGSIVFDYGNNLRQRALDHGVADAFDYPGFVPAYIRPLFCEGKGPFRWVALSGDPADIYATDEAMKALFPEDAHLQRWLTMAREHIEFQGLPARICWLGYGDRLKAGLRLNEMVANGEVSAPIVIGRDHLDSGSVASPNRETEAMRDGSDAIADWPLLNAMVNAVGGATWVSIHSGGGVGIGYSVHAGQVIVADGTPQAEARLTRVLTSDPGMGVVRHADAGYPEAISFAKKHGVKIPMTDAKRD comes from the coding sequence ATGCCGTTTGCAGCCCGTAAACGACCGGGCAAGACCGTCACAACGCAGTACCGGCACCCGCAAGACCGTCAACGAAAGGATCATCGCATGTCCCGCACCATTATCGCACCGCACGGCACCCAACTGACCTGCAAGAACTGGCTGATCGAGGCCGCATACCGGATGATCCAGAACAATCTGGACGCACAGGTGGCGTTCGACCCGAACAACCTGATCGTCTACGGCGGGCGCGGCAAGGCGGCGCGGGACTGGCGCTGTTTCGATGCCATTCTGGATGCGTTGAAGGATCTCGATCCGGACGAAACCCTGCTGGTACAGTCGGGCAAACCGGTAGCCGTGTTCCGCACGCACAGCGACGCGCCGCGCGTGCTGATCGCCAATACGAACATCGTGCCGAAATGGGCGACGCAAGAGAACTTCGACCAATGGGAGCGCGACGGCCTCATGATGTACGGCCAGATGACGGCCGGAAGCTGGATCTACATCGGCACACAAGGCATTTTGCAGGGAACATACGAGACGCTGGGCGCGCTGGCACGGCAGCATGGCTGGGGGAGTTTACGCGGGAAGTTCGTGCTGACGGCGGGGTTAGGCGAGATGGGCGGCGCACAGCCGCTGGCGGTGACGCTTAACGAAGGGGTTGCGCTGATCGTCGAGGTCGACCGCTGGCGGGCGGAACGGCGGCTCTCGCTGCGGCAGGTGGACAAGATCAGCGACAACCTGGAAGAAGCGATGACGTGGGTCGAGGCGGCGAAGACGGAGGGAGTTCCACTGTCGGTGGCGCTGATCGGGAACGCGGCCGAGGTGCTGCCGCAGCTGCTGGCGCTGGGCGTGCTGCCGGACGTGGTCACCGATCAGACGTCGGCACATGACCTGATGTACGGATATATCCCGGCCGGGTTAAGCCCGGCAGAGGCGGGAATTTTGCGCGAGAGCGACCCGGCGGGCTACCTGGCGCGGGTCAACGATTCGGTTGCCGCCCATGTGCGGGCGATGCTGGAGTTCAAGCGGCGCGGCAGCATTGTGTTCGACTACGGGAACAACCTGCGCCAGCGCGCGCTGGATCACGGCGTGGCGGATGCCTTCGATTATCCGGGATTCGTGCCGGCGTATATCCGGCCGCTGTTCTGCGAGGGCAAGGGACCGTTCCGGTGGGTGGCGCTAAGCGGCGACCCGGCCGATATCTACGCTACCGACGAGGCGATGAAGGCTTTGTTCCCGGAGGACGCGCACTTGCAGCGCTGGCTAACGATGGCGCGCGAGCACATCGAGTTTCAGGGGCTGCCGGCCCGAATCTGCTGGCTGGGGTATGGCGACCGGCTCAAGGCCGGACTGCGGCTGAACGAGATGGTGGCCAACGGCGAGGTCTCGGCGCCGATCGTGATCGGCCGCGACCATCTGGACAGCGGCTCGGTTGCCAGCCCGAACCGCGAGACGGAAGCGATGCGCGACGGTTCGGACGCGATCGCGGACTGGCCGCTGCTGAACGCGATGGTCAACGCGGTGGGCGGCGCGACGTGGGTGAGCATCCACTCTGGCGGCGGCGTGGGGATTGGCTACAGCGTGCACGCCGGGCAGGTGATCGTCGCGGACGGGACGCCGCAGGCCGAGGCGAGGCTGACGCGCGTGCTGACCAGCGATCCGGGCATGGGTGTCGTCCGGCACGCCGACGCGGGGTATCCGGAGGCGATTTCATTCGCGAAGAAGCACGGCGTCAAAATCCCGATGACAGATGCGAAAAGAGATTGA
- a CDS encoding formimidoylglutamase: MNLQFQLTQRPDSSLLFKRNEAGDPRLGETVFTLPEDYGKAEVVLIGCPQDEGVRRNSGRVGAEAAPDEVRRCLYRLVAPKSMRLFDLGNTTILQTLEDTHAAHRRVVEQLLRDGKRVISLGGGNDIAYPDCAALSAVDGADILVLNVDAHLDVRESPQRHSGTPYRQLLTEGLIKPRNFHETVFQPFAVAEAHLAYLNGLGAQTYSLRNVLTEGVGLFYRALIYQAEAKSIFWGIDMDAVSASDAPGVSAPNATGLSGDDLLTIAQIAGYDRRSRVFEVSEVNPKFDIDQRTCRLAAAAVWTFLDAVCSP, translated from the coding sequence ATGAACTTACAGTTCCAGCTTACGCAGCGCCCCGATAGCAGCCTGCTGTTCAAGCGCAACGAGGCCGGCGATCCCCGGCTCGGCGAGACGGTATTCACGCTCCCCGAAGACTATGGGAAGGCGGAGGTCGTGCTGATCGGCTGCCCGCAGGACGAAGGGGTACGCCGCAACAGCGGACGGGTTGGCGCGGAGGCGGCACCCGACGAAGTCCGGCGCTGCCTGTACCGCCTGGTTGCACCCAAGTCGATGCGTCTGTTTGACCTGGGCAACACGACGATCCTGCAAACGCTGGAAGATACGCACGCCGCGCACCGGCGGGTCGTGGAGCAGCTGCTGCGCGATGGGAAGCGGGTGATTTCGCTGGGGGGAGGGAACGACATCGCCTACCCGGACTGCGCGGCGCTCTCGGCAGTCGACGGCGCCGACATCCTGGTCCTGAATGTCGACGCGCATCTGGACGTGCGCGAAAGTCCCCAGCGACACAGCGGAACCCCCTACCGGCAGCTGCTGACGGAAGGACTTATAAAGCCACGCAATTTCCACGAGACGGTGTTTCAGCCGTTTGCCGTGGCAGAGGCGCATCTTGCTTATCTGAACGGCCTCGGGGCGCAGACCTACAGCCTGCGAAACGTGCTGACCGAGGGCGTGGGACTCTTCTATCGCGCGCTTATTTATCAGGCCGAGGCGAAGTCGATCTTCTGGGGCATCGATATGGACGCTGTGAGCGCAAGCGACGCGCCCGGGGTAAGCGCCCCGAACGCGACCGGACTGAGTGGGGACGACCTGCTGACCATCGCGCAGATTGCCGGATACGACCGGCGGAGCCGCGTGTTCGAAGTGAGCGAGGTCAATCCGAAATTCGATATCGACCAGCGCACGTGCAGGCTGGCTGCGGCGGCCGTCTGGACATTCCTGGATGCCGTTTGCAGCCCGTAA
- a CDS encoding GntR family transcriptional regulator yields the protein MMNTGPKYLRLAGELRQQIALGELAPDAQLPTEWRLVEQHGLSRGTVRQALTVLEQAGLIRREQGRGMFVNPSRPRLTSFALSEPVGGASVAGLRTPCAEVTAAGADVASKLDLEAGTPVFHVIQVRYTDAAPVMHEERFFARHWYPQLLDTEIGQTPLHWILVHKAKLPLVRMEHSIDVRLPNADEAALLQIATDAPLFVIERQTFTSQDGAIIPAVWYRALCRGSDYQLRAEFLASI from the coding sequence ATGATGAACACTGGCCCGAAGTACCTGCGGCTTGCTGGCGAGCTGCGGCAGCAAATCGCACTCGGCGAACTGGCGCCGGACGCACAACTGCCGACCGAGTGGCGTTTGGTGGAACAACACGGTCTGAGCCGTGGAACCGTCCGGCAGGCACTAACGGTACTGGAACAAGCGGGATTGATCCGGCGCGAGCAAGGCCGCGGCATGTTCGTGAATCCTTCACGGCCGCGGCTGACCTCTTTTGCCCTGAGCGAGCCGGTGGGGGGTGCTTCGGTCGCAGGCCTTCGGACGCCATGCGCAGAGGTCACCGCTGCGGGAGCGGATGTGGCCAGCAAACTCGACCTGGAGGCCGGGACGCCGGTATTCCACGTGATACAGGTGCGCTACACCGACGCCGCGCCGGTCATGCACGAGGAGCGTTTCTTCGCGCGCCACTGGTACCCGCAGCTGCTGGACACAGAAATCGGCCAAACGCCGCTGCACTGGATCCTGGTCCATAAGGCGAAACTGCCGCTGGTGCGGATGGAGCACTCGATCGACGTGCGCCTGCCCAACGCGGACGAAGCCGCGCTGCTGCAGATCGCCACCGACGCGCCGCTGTTCGTGATCGAACGGCAGACCTTTACGAGCCAGGACGGCGCGATCATCCCGGCGGTGTGGTACCGCGCGCTGTGCCGGGGATCGGACTATCAACTGAGGGCGGAATTTCTCGCCAGTATTTAG
- a CDS encoding GNAT family N-acetyltransferase — protein sequence MSIEIEYFRPDRLSALVRLLDDSFQIANPDKAELVRWKFFAPIHRGGTVMAVALDDNRVVSQYANTPLVLSDGGRPLSAMVCADMATAPQYRGRGLISQLARDVYARVVHSGAVLSIGYSNDAGVKVDMNARGYGYRVVGRFARYVSPVLRARTTPIRLEPAAEFNDGHLPVPSASSLSICKSADYLTWRYLRKPNADYRIFRIAHGPHSLGYAILRDSGQRAHLVDLIAEPTPDLIRAVQNTVRASGKRVLVVYVLDNPFWHQTLRGFVRIPRQARLENYYLTVKPHTSSMPAGWDTPDRWRLMGGDII from the coding sequence ATGTCCATCGAAATCGAATACTTCCGGCCTGATCGCCTCTCTGCACTCGTGCGCCTGCTCGACGACTCCTTCCAGATCGCTAATCCGGACAAGGCCGAACTTGTCCGCTGGAAGTTTTTCGCCCCCATTCACCGCGGCGGTACGGTCATGGCCGTCGCGCTGGACGACAATCGGGTGGTCTCGCAGTATGCCAATACGCCGCTCGTTTTGTCGGATGGGGGACGCCCCCTCTCGGCCATGGTCTGTGCCGACATGGCGACCGCTCCGCAGTATCGCGGCCGCGGGTTGATCTCGCAGTTGGCGCGTGATGTGTACGCGCGCGTAGTCCATTCTGGCGCTGTCCTCTCCATCGGCTACTCCAACGACGCCGGCGTCAAAGTCGATATGAACGCCAGAGGCTACGGGTACCGCGTGGTCGGCCGCTTTGCCCGCTATGTCTCTCCTGTCCTACGCGCCCGCACGACCCCGATCCGTCTTGAGCCCGCCGCCGAATTCAATGACGGCCATCTCCCTGTGCCGTCCGCGTCCAGCCTGAGCATCTGCAAATCCGCCGACTATCTCACCTGGCGCTATCTCCGTAAACCCAACGCAGACTATCGGATTTTCCGCATCGCACACGGGCCACACTCGCTCGGCTACGCCATCCTGCGTGATTCCGGCCAACGCGCCCACCTGGTTGACCTGATCGCAGAGCCGACGCCCGATCTCATCCGCGCCGTGCAAAACACAGTCCGTGCCAGTGGAAAGCGCGTCCTCGTCGTCTATGTGCTCGATAACCCCTTTTGGCACCAGACTTTGCGCGGGTTCGTCCGCATTCCACGTCAAGCCCGCCTCGAAAACTACTATCTCACCGTCAAACCGCATACCAGTTCCATGCCCGCCGGGTGGGATACCCCGGATCGTTGGCGGCTCATGGGCGGCGACATCATTTAG